In Oryza sativa Japonica Group chromosome 3, ASM3414082v1, one DNA window encodes the following:
- the LOC4331295 gene encoding DNA-directed RNA polymerases II, IV and V subunit 9B, translated as MSTMKFCRECNNILYPKEEKDRRLLLFACRNCEHQEVSESKCVYRNEVAHAAGERTQVLQDVASDPTLPRTKTVRCAACGHGEAVFFQATARGEEGMTLFFVCCNLTCAHRWRE; from the exons ATGAGCACCATGAAGTTTTGCCGCGAGTG CAACAACATCCTGTACCCTAAGGAGGAGAAGgaccggcggctgctgctgttcGCGTGCCGGAACTGCGAGCACCAG gAGGTATCGGAGAGCAAGTGCGTGTATCGGAACGAGGTGGCGCACGCGGCCGGGGAGCGGACGCAGGTGCTGCAGGACGTGGCGTCGGACCCGACACTGCCGCGCACAAAGACGGTGAGGTGCGCCGCCTGCGGGCACGGCGAGGCCGTCTTCTTCCAGGCCACCgcccgcggcgaggagggcatGACCCTCTTCTTCGTCTGCTGCAACCTCACCTGCGCCCACCGATGGAGGGAATGA
- the LOC4331294 gene encoding formyltetrahydrofolate deformylase 2, mitochondrial: protein MLSVARRPLSAAVPVGNLLGIHLFQCPDTVGIVARLSECIASRGGNIHSVDVFVPDDKPVFYSRSEFTYNPMLWPRDVLRTDFLNLSQHFSAQRSTVRVPDLDPKYKISVLASKQDHCLFDLLYRWQEGRLPVDINCVISNHDRLKDNHVRRFLERHGIPYHYLPTSPGNKREQEILELVQGTDFVVLARYMQILSEGFLKAYGKDIINIHHGLLPSFKGGNPSRQAFNAGVKLIGATSHFVTPELDAGPIIEQMVERVSHRDTLQSFVVKSENLEKQCLAEAIKSYCELRVLPYELKKTVVF, encoded by the exons GACACGGTGGGCATTGTGGCGCGGCTGTCTGAGTGCATCGCCTCGCGTGGTGGCAACATCCACAGTGTCGATGTCTTTGTCCCTGACGACAAACCCGTCTTCTACTCCCGTAG TGAGTTTACCTACAATCCCATGCTATGGCCGCGCGATGTGCTTCGCACCGACTTCCTCAATCTGTCACAACACTTCAGCGCACAAAGATCTACTGTTCGAGTCCCTGATCTTGACCCGAAATACAAGATATCTGTACTCGCTTCGAAGCAG GATCATTGTTTGTTTGACTTGCTCTATAGATGGCAAGAGGGAAGGCTTCCGGTTGACATCAATTGTGTCATAAG CAACCATGATCGACTTAAAGATAACCATGTCAGACGTTTCCTTGAGAGACATGGGATCCCCTATCATTACCTACCGACAAGCCCAGGAAATAAAAGAGAGCAAGAGATTTTAGAATTGGTTCAAGGTACCGATTTTGTGGTACTGGCAAGATATATGCAG ATATTATCTGAAGGCTTTCTCAAGGCTTATGGCAAAGATATTATTAACATCCATCATGGTCTTCTTCCCTCATTTAAGGGAGGGAATCCTTCGAGACAG GCCTTCAACGCTGGAGTAAAATTGATCGGCGCAACCAGCCATTTTGTTACCCCAGAACTTGATGCTGGCCCAATCATTGAGCAGATG GTTGAACGGGTGTCCCACAGAGACACGCTACAGAGCTTTGTGGTGAAATCTGAGAACCTAGAGAAGCAGTGCCTAGCAGAAGCTATAAAGTCGTACTGTGAGCTCCGTGTGCTACCATATGAATTGAAGAAGACAGTAGTGTTCTGA
- the LOC4331294 gene encoding formyltetrahydrofolate deformylase 2, mitochondrial isoform X2, with translation MDTVGIVARLSECIASRGGNIHSVDVFVPDDKPVFYSRSEFTYNPMLWPRDVLRTDFLNLSQHFSAQRSTVRVPDLDPKYKISVLASKQDHCLFDLLYRWQEGRLPVDINCVISNHDRLKDNHVRRFLERHGIPYHYLPTSPGNKREQEILELVQGTDFVVLARYMQILSEGFLKAYGKDIINIHHGLLPSFKGGNPSRQAFNAGVKLIGATSHFVTPELDAGPIIEQMVERVSHRDTLQSFVVKSENLEKQCLAEAIKSYCELRVLPYELKKTVVF, from the exons GACACGGTGGGCATTGTGGCGCGGCTGTCTGAGTGCATCGCCTCGCGTGGTGGCAACATCCACAGTGTCGATGTCTTTGTCCCTGACGACAAACCCGTCTTCTACTCCCGTAG TGAGTTTACCTACAATCCCATGCTATGGCCGCGCGATGTGCTTCGCACCGACTTCCTCAATCTGTCACAACACTTCAGCGCACAAAGATCTACTGTTCGAGTCCCTGATCTTGACCCGAAATACAAGATATCTGTACTCGCTTCGAAGCAG GATCATTGTTTGTTTGACTTGCTCTATAGATGGCAAGAGGGAAGGCTTCCGGTTGACATCAATTGTGTCATAAG CAACCATGATCGACTTAAAGATAACCATGTCAGACGTTTCCTTGAGAGACATGGGATCCCCTATCATTACCTACCGACAAGCCCAGGAAATAAAAGAGAGCAAGAGATTTTAGAATTGGTTCAAGGTACCGATTTTGTGGTACTGGCAAGATATATGCAG ATATTATCTGAAGGCTTTCTCAAGGCTTATGGCAAAGATATTATTAACATCCATCATGGTCTTCTTCCCTCATTTAAGGGAGGGAATCCTTCGAGACAG GCCTTCAACGCTGGAGTAAAATTGATCGGCGCAACCAGCCATTTTGTTACCCCAGAACTTGATGCTGGCCCAATCATTGAGCAGATG GTTGAACGGGTGTCCCACAGAGACACGCTACAGAGCTTTGTGGTGAAATCTGAGAACCTAGAGAAGCAGTGCCTAGCAGAAGCTATAAAGTCGTACTGTGAGCTCCGTGTGCTACCATATGAATTGAAGAAGACAGTAGTGTTCTGA